The Etheostoma spectabile isolate EspeVRDwgs_2016 chromosome 1, UIUC_Espe_1.0, whole genome shotgun sequence genome has a segment encoding these proteins:
- the traf6 gene encoding TNF receptor-associated factor 6 isoform X2, protein MGMTKMACSESNKGSLEEDSYEGAVGGALSGCALAMLEKERESLPSPSENHGTLISSSSTSLLAHAPLQGYDVEFDPPLESKYECPICLMALRNAIQTPCGHRFCKHCIEKSIRDTGQRCPVDNERLLEDQLFPDNFAKREILSLTVRCPNSGCAEKMELRSLENHLKQCQFATVPCPQCQQSVRKSHLEEHTTVECQRRPVSCPDCVACFVYEESELHEQQCPFASVKCQFCEMDLIRDQMESHCDTDCPKAPIACNFSTFGCKERMQRHNLAQHMQEFTQMHMRYMAEFLRGLSLNGTTPKSPLMPGPSVSSEDQGAAASGSACSGPRGAASSCPPSVEMQRLREMDGRLVRQDHQLRELIILKETQAGHLAELRRRVSMLEETVRELESQQCNGIFIWRLKGFSVHLRNQEAGQPVVEHSPGFYTGRPGYKLCLRLHLQTPNAPRCSNYISLFVHTMQGAFDGQLTWPFQGTIRLTILDQGPEGQHHTEAMETKPDLQAFQKPTIQRNPKGFGYVTFLHLHQLSQRAFVKDDTLLIRCEVTPRFDSMLHREGPTVQPRGHEAPVSRD, encoded by the exons ATGGGCATGACTAAG ATGGCGTGCTCTGAAAGCAATAAGGGGAGTTTGGAGGAAGACAGCTATGAAGGAGCTGTTGGTGGAGCGCTGTCCGGCTGTGCGTTGGCAATGCTGGAAAAGGAACGGGAATCTCTTCCCAGCCCTTCAGAGAACCATGGCACCTTAATCAGCAGCTCCTCCACTAGTCTTCTGGCCCATGCACCCCTCCAGGGCTATGATGTTGAGTTTGACCCACCCCTAGAGAGTAAATATGAGTGCCCTATCTGTCTCATGGCTTTGAGGAATGCCATTCAAACACCCTGTGGTCACCGTTTCTGCAAGCACTGCATTGAGAAGTCTATTCG TGATACAGGACAGAGGTGCCCTGTAGACAATGAAAGGCTGTTAGAAGACCAGTTGTTTCCGGATAACTTTGCCAAACGGGAGATTCTGTCGCTAACTGTTCGCTGTCCAAACTCTGGCTGTGCTGAGAAGATGGAGCTCCGAAGTTTAGAG AACCATTTGAAACAGTGTCAGTTTGCCACTGTGCCTTGCCCACAGTGCCAACAGTCTGTGAGAAAGAGCCACCTTGAGGAGCACACAACTGTTGAGTGCCAAAGGAGACCTGTGTCATGTCCAGATTGTGTGGCATGCTTTGTTTATGAGGAGAGCGAG CTTCATGAGCAGCAGTGTCCCTTTGCTAGTGTGAAGTGCCAGTTCTGTGAGATGGATCTCATCAGAGACCAG ATGGAATCTCATTGTGATACAGATTGCCCAAAAGCACCCATTGCCTGTAACTTTAGCACCTTTGGATGTAAGGAAAGG ATGCAGCGCCACAACCTGGCTCAGCACATGCAGGAGTTCACACAGATGCACATGCGCTACATGGCTGAGTTCCTGCGTGGCCTGAGCCTCAATGGCACCACACCCAAATCCCCTTTGATGCCAGGACCTTCTGTTTCCTCTGAGGACCAAGGAGCTGCAGCATCAGGATCAGCCTGTAGTGGGCCCAGAGGAGCTGCAAGCTCATGTCCGCCTAGTGTTGAGATGCAGAGGCTTAGGGAGATGGATGGCCGATTGGTAAGGCAGGATCACCAGCTGCGTGAGCTCATCATCTTAAAAGAAACACAG GCTGGCCATCTTGCAGAGTTAAGGCGTAGAGTGTCAATGCTGGAGGAGACTGTAAGGGAGCTGGAGTCGCAGCAGTGTAACGGTATCTTCATCTGGCGCCTCAAAGGTTTCTCTGTCCACCTGCGGAACCAAGAAGCAGGCCAGCCCGTGGTTGAGCACAGCCCCGGCTTCTACACAGGCCGTCCAGGCTACAAGCTATGCCTGCGCTTACACTTGCAGACCCCCAATGCCCCGCGCTGCTCCAACTACATCTCCCTCTTTGTCCACACCATGCAAGGAGCTTTTGATGGGCAGCTGACCTGGCCGTTTCAGGGCACCATCCGCCTTACCATCCTAGACCAGGGCCCCGAGGGCCAGCACCACACGGAGGCGATGGAGACTAAACCAGACCTGCAGGCCTTCCAGAAGCCCACAATCCAGCGCAACCCCAAAGGATTCGGCTATGTCACCTTCCTGCACCTGCATCAGCTGAGTCAGAGAGCCTTTGTTAAAGATGACACTCTACTCATCCGCTGTGAGGTGACACCACGTTTTGACAGTATGCTTCACCGCGAGGGACCAACAGTGCAGCCTAGGGGACACGAGGCCCCAGTTTCAAGGGACTGA
- the traf6 gene encoding TNF receptor-associated factor 6 isoform X3, translating into MACSESNKGSLEEDSYEGAVGGALSGCALAMLEKERESLPSPSENHGTLISSSSTSLLAHAPLQGYDVEFDPPLESKYECPICLMALRNAIQTPCGHRFCKHCIEKSIRDTGQRCPVDNERLLEDQLFPDNFAKREILSLTVRCPNSGCAEKMELRSLENHLKQCQFATVPCPQCQQSVRKSHLEEHTTVECQRRPVSCPDCVACFVYEESELHEQQCPFASVKCQFCEMDLIRDQMESHCDTDCPKAPIACNFSTFGCKERMQRHNLAQHMQEFTQMHMRYMAEFLRGLSLNGTTPKSPLMPGPSVSSEDQGAAASGSACSGPRGAASSCPPSVEMQRLREMDGRLVRQDHQLRELIILKETQAGHLAELRRRVSMLEETVRELESQQCNGIFIWRLKGFSVHLRNQEAGQPVVEHSPGFYTGRPGYKLCLRLHLQTPNAPRCSNYISLFVHTMQGAFDGQLTWPFQGTIRLTILDQGPEGQHHTEAMETKPDLQAFQKPTIQRNPKGFGYVTFLHLHQLSQRAFVKDDTLLIRCEVTPRFDSMLHREGPTVQPRGHEAPVSRD; encoded by the exons ATGGCGTGCTCTGAAAGCAATAAGGGGAGTTTGGAGGAAGACAGCTATGAAGGAGCTGTTGGTGGAGCGCTGTCCGGCTGTGCGTTGGCAATGCTGGAAAAGGAACGGGAATCTCTTCCCAGCCCTTCAGAGAACCATGGCACCTTAATCAGCAGCTCCTCCACTAGTCTTCTGGCCCATGCACCCCTCCAGGGCTATGATGTTGAGTTTGACCCACCCCTAGAGAGTAAATATGAGTGCCCTATCTGTCTCATGGCTTTGAGGAATGCCATTCAAACACCCTGTGGTCACCGTTTCTGCAAGCACTGCATTGAGAAGTCTATTCG TGATACAGGACAGAGGTGCCCTGTAGACAATGAAAGGCTGTTAGAAGACCAGTTGTTTCCGGATAACTTTGCCAAACGGGAGATTCTGTCGCTAACTGTTCGCTGTCCAAACTCTGGCTGTGCTGAGAAGATGGAGCTCCGAAGTTTAGAG AACCATTTGAAACAGTGTCAGTTTGCCACTGTGCCTTGCCCACAGTGCCAACAGTCTGTGAGAAAGAGCCACCTTGAGGAGCACACAACTGTTGAGTGCCAAAGGAGACCTGTGTCATGTCCAGATTGTGTGGCATGCTTTGTTTATGAGGAGAGCGAG CTTCATGAGCAGCAGTGTCCCTTTGCTAGTGTGAAGTGCCAGTTCTGTGAGATGGATCTCATCAGAGACCAG ATGGAATCTCATTGTGATACAGATTGCCCAAAAGCACCCATTGCCTGTAACTTTAGCACCTTTGGATGTAAGGAAAGG ATGCAGCGCCACAACCTGGCTCAGCACATGCAGGAGTTCACACAGATGCACATGCGCTACATGGCTGAGTTCCTGCGTGGCCTGAGCCTCAATGGCACCACACCCAAATCCCCTTTGATGCCAGGACCTTCTGTTTCCTCTGAGGACCAAGGAGCTGCAGCATCAGGATCAGCCTGTAGTGGGCCCAGAGGAGCTGCAAGCTCATGTCCGCCTAGTGTTGAGATGCAGAGGCTTAGGGAGATGGATGGCCGATTGGTAAGGCAGGATCACCAGCTGCGTGAGCTCATCATCTTAAAAGAAACACAG GCTGGCCATCTTGCAGAGTTAAGGCGTAGAGTGTCAATGCTGGAGGAGACTGTAAGGGAGCTGGAGTCGCAGCAGTGTAACGGTATCTTCATCTGGCGCCTCAAAGGTTTCTCTGTCCACCTGCGGAACCAAGAAGCAGGCCAGCCCGTGGTTGAGCACAGCCCCGGCTTCTACACAGGCCGTCCAGGCTACAAGCTATGCCTGCGCTTACACTTGCAGACCCCCAATGCCCCGCGCTGCTCCAACTACATCTCCCTCTTTGTCCACACCATGCAAGGAGCTTTTGATGGGCAGCTGACCTGGCCGTTTCAGGGCACCATCCGCCTTACCATCCTAGACCAGGGCCCCGAGGGCCAGCACCACACGGAGGCGATGGAGACTAAACCAGACCTGCAGGCCTTCCAGAAGCCCACAATCCAGCGCAACCCCAAAGGATTCGGCTATGTCACCTTCCTGCACCTGCATCAGCTGAGTCAGAGAGCCTTTGTTAAAGATGACACTCTACTCATCCGCTGTGAGGTGACACCACGTTTTGACAGTATGCTTCACCGCGAGGGACCAACAGTGCAGCCTAGGGGACACGAGGCCCCAGTTTCAAGGGACTGA
- the traf6 gene encoding TNF receptor-associated factor 6 isoform X1, whose protein sequence is MFVVPAVLMACSESNKGSLEEDSYEGAVGGALSGCALAMLEKERESLPSPSENHGTLISSSSTSLLAHAPLQGYDVEFDPPLESKYECPICLMALRNAIQTPCGHRFCKHCIEKSIRDTGQRCPVDNERLLEDQLFPDNFAKREILSLTVRCPNSGCAEKMELRSLENHLKQCQFATVPCPQCQQSVRKSHLEEHTTVECQRRPVSCPDCVACFVYEESELHEQQCPFASVKCQFCEMDLIRDQMESHCDTDCPKAPIACNFSTFGCKERMQRHNLAQHMQEFTQMHMRYMAEFLRGLSLNGTTPKSPLMPGPSVSSEDQGAAASGSACSGPRGAASSCPPSVEMQRLREMDGRLVRQDHQLRELIILKETQAGHLAELRRRVSMLEETVRELESQQCNGIFIWRLKGFSVHLRNQEAGQPVVEHSPGFYTGRPGYKLCLRLHLQTPNAPRCSNYISLFVHTMQGAFDGQLTWPFQGTIRLTILDQGPEGQHHTEAMETKPDLQAFQKPTIQRNPKGFGYVTFLHLHQLSQRAFVKDDTLLIRCEVTPRFDSMLHREGPTVQPRGHEAPVSRD, encoded by the exons ATGTTTGTTGTGCCTGCTGTTTTG ATGGCGTGCTCTGAAAGCAATAAGGGGAGTTTGGAGGAAGACAGCTATGAAGGAGCTGTTGGTGGAGCGCTGTCCGGCTGTGCGTTGGCAATGCTGGAAAAGGAACGGGAATCTCTTCCCAGCCCTTCAGAGAACCATGGCACCTTAATCAGCAGCTCCTCCACTAGTCTTCTGGCCCATGCACCCCTCCAGGGCTATGATGTTGAGTTTGACCCACCCCTAGAGAGTAAATATGAGTGCCCTATCTGTCTCATGGCTTTGAGGAATGCCATTCAAACACCCTGTGGTCACCGTTTCTGCAAGCACTGCATTGAGAAGTCTATTCG TGATACAGGACAGAGGTGCCCTGTAGACAATGAAAGGCTGTTAGAAGACCAGTTGTTTCCGGATAACTTTGCCAAACGGGAGATTCTGTCGCTAACTGTTCGCTGTCCAAACTCTGGCTGTGCTGAGAAGATGGAGCTCCGAAGTTTAGAG AACCATTTGAAACAGTGTCAGTTTGCCACTGTGCCTTGCCCACAGTGCCAACAGTCTGTGAGAAAGAGCCACCTTGAGGAGCACACAACTGTTGAGTGCCAAAGGAGACCTGTGTCATGTCCAGATTGTGTGGCATGCTTTGTTTATGAGGAGAGCGAG CTTCATGAGCAGCAGTGTCCCTTTGCTAGTGTGAAGTGCCAGTTCTGTGAGATGGATCTCATCAGAGACCAG ATGGAATCTCATTGTGATACAGATTGCCCAAAAGCACCCATTGCCTGTAACTTTAGCACCTTTGGATGTAAGGAAAGG ATGCAGCGCCACAACCTGGCTCAGCACATGCAGGAGTTCACACAGATGCACATGCGCTACATGGCTGAGTTCCTGCGTGGCCTGAGCCTCAATGGCACCACACCCAAATCCCCTTTGATGCCAGGACCTTCTGTTTCCTCTGAGGACCAAGGAGCTGCAGCATCAGGATCAGCCTGTAGTGGGCCCAGAGGAGCTGCAAGCTCATGTCCGCCTAGTGTTGAGATGCAGAGGCTTAGGGAGATGGATGGCCGATTGGTAAGGCAGGATCACCAGCTGCGTGAGCTCATCATCTTAAAAGAAACACAG GCTGGCCATCTTGCAGAGTTAAGGCGTAGAGTGTCAATGCTGGAGGAGACTGTAAGGGAGCTGGAGTCGCAGCAGTGTAACGGTATCTTCATCTGGCGCCTCAAAGGTTTCTCTGTCCACCTGCGGAACCAAGAAGCAGGCCAGCCCGTGGTTGAGCACAGCCCCGGCTTCTACACAGGCCGTCCAGGCTACAAGCTATGCCTGCGCTTACACTTGCAGACCCCCAATGCCCCGCGCTGCTCCAACTACATCTCCCTCTTTGTCCACACCATGCAAGGAGCTTTTGATGGGCAGCTGACCTGGCCGTTTCAGGGCACCATCCGCCTTACCATCCTAGACCAGGGCCCCGAGGGCCAGCACCACACGGAGGCGATGGAGACTAAACCAGACCTGCAGGCCTTCCAGAAGCCCACAATCCAGCGCAACCCCAAAGGATTCGGCTATGTCACCTTCCTGCACCTGCATCAGCTGAGTCAGAGAGCCTTTGTTAAAGATGACACTCTACTCATCCGCTGTGAGGTGACACCACGTTTTGACAGTATGCTTCACCGCGAGGGACCAACAGTGCAGCCTAGGGGACACGAGGCCCCAGTTTCAAGGGACTGA